A window of the Hordeum vulgare subsp. vulgare chromosome 5H, MorexV3_pseudomolecules_assembly, whole genome shotgun sequence genome harbors these coding sequences:
- the LOC123399013 gene encoding uncharacterized protein LOC123399013, giving the protein MSHDVRLLILALFMVSSNHVAEISAKSSHYEHPRRSLHHMPRNSSSDAFKLTTASSQGENQITHYCTYYSGEAAYFGTIATIDVYDFGYLNKRVSTAAQIVLGNRNTSNQVLAGWEVNPELYGDSKPHFFVYWTNDGKDGCSNLDCVGFVPINVATIKPGDTLEPSNGQKRIALKVFKV; this is encoded by the exons ATGTCACATGATGTTCGCCTTTTGATTCTAGCACTCTTCATGGTTTCTTCGAACCATGTGGCAGAAATTTCTGCAAAATCAAGCCATTATGAGCATCCGAGAAGGTCATTACATCACATGCCAAGGAATAGTAGTTCCGATGCTTTCAAACTAACAACAGCTTCGAGCCAGGGAGAGAATCAAATAACACAT TATTGTACATATTACTCAGGCGAAGCGGCAtattttggtactatagcaactATTGATGTCTATGATTTTGGATATTTGAACAAGCGTGTATCAACAGCAGCCCAAATCGTGTTGGGTAACCGCAATACATCGAACCAAGTTTTAGCTGGATGGGAG GTCAATCCAGAACTATATGGTGATAGCAAACCACATTTCTTCGTATACTGGACG AATGATGGCAAGGATGGATGCTCTAACTTGGATTGTGTCGGCTTTGTACCTATAAATGTGGCTACTATTAAACCTGGAGATACATTGGAGCCATCTAATGGACAAAAGAGAATTGCATTGAAGGTATTTAAGGTATGA